From Micromonospora sp. NBC_01699, a single genomic window includes:
- a CDS encoding serine/threonine-protein kinase produces the protein MQQVLIAGRYRLLHTVGRGGMGRVWLARDEMLHRDVAVKEIVPPDWMTESEREDLRRRTLREARTAARLNHPNVVRVYDVIHTGDTPWIVMEYVASRSVQEVLQTEGPFPPLRAAEIGREVLAALRAAHHAGVLHRDVKPHNVLISDEGRVVLTDFGLATVDGGDGAMTRAGIVLGSPQYVAPERAAEGRSSVEADLWSLGATLYAAVEGRSPYARSTAMATLTALAVAPPDRARRAGPLRPVLNGLLRRDPRQRLTADEVDRLLRRITDAGPRTPRHPLARPRRPEPAREPAPAAPVVPVETPPSAGSATSIAFSTPPGVRRRPGWRAATAVTAGLVLLAALGTALTVQARQDADRMSAVVPGASPTPPSPPPPAPAFPCSARSDVTTRVTEGPPPSGERYALVPGWTWYGDPSGFRIAAPIGWRVFNDGPVVCFQEPDGPRVLSVDPSTDPTSDAQAYWRAEEARLTDRGALPGYSLVNIGPLDFHGGGAEWECRWTNAAGKQVHTNRMLFHTSPSRAYTIAWLTPEFDWQVNRVYLPMLRLSFRPAG, from the coding sequence GTGCAGCAGGTGCTTATCGCTGGGCGCTACCGCCTGCTGCACACCGTCGGCCGGGGCGGGATGGGTCGGGTCTGGCTCGCCCGCGACGAGATGCTGCACCGGGACGTGGCGGTCAAGGAGATCGTGCCACCGGACTGGATGACCGAGTCCGAACGCGAGGACCTGCGCAGACGCACGCTCCGGGAGGCGCGCACGGCCGCCCGACTGAACCACCCCAACGTCGTACGCGTCTACGACGTCATCCACACCGGCGACACCCCGTGGATAGTGATGGAGTACGTCGCGTCCCGGTCGGTGCAGGAGGTGCTCCAGACCGAGGGACCGTTCCCGCCGCTGCGCGCCGCCGAGATCGGCCGGGAGGTGCTGGCCGCGCTGCGGGCCGCGCACCACGCCGGGGTGCTGCACCGCGACGTCAAGCCGCACAACGTGCTCATCTCCGACGAGGGCCGGGTGGTGCTCACCGACTTCGGACTGGCCACCGTCGACGGTGGCGACGGCGCGATGACCCGGGCCGGCATCGTGCTCGGCTCCCCGCAGTACGTCGCACCGGAGCGCGCCGCCGAGGGCAGGTCCAGCGTCGAGGCCGACCTCTGGTCCCTGGGCGCCACCCTCTACGCCGCGGTGGAGGGCCGCTCGCCGTACGCCCGTTCGACCGCGATGGCGACCCTGACCGCACTGGCGGTGGCCCCACCGGACCGGGCGCGGCGGGCCGGTCCACTCCGTCCGGTGCTGAACGGCCTGCTCCGCCGCGACCCCCGGCAGCGGCTCACCGCCGACGAGGTCGACCGCCTGCTGCGCCGGATCACCGACGCCGGGCCGAGGACGCCGCGCCACCCGCTCGCCCGCCCGCGTCGCCCCGAACCCGCCCGCGAGCCGGCACCGGCGGCACCGGTCGTGCCGGTGGAGACACCACCATCGGCCGGCTCGGCCACCAGCATCGCCTTCAGCACCCCGCCCGGCGTACGGCGTCGGCCCGGCTGGCGGGCGGCGACCGCCGTCACCGCCGGCCTGGTCCTGCTCGCCGCCCTGGGTACCGCACTGACCGTGCAGGCCAGACAGGACGCGGACCGGATGAGCGCGGTCGTGCCGGGTGCGAGCCCGACTCCCCCGTCACCGCCACCACCGGCACCGGCGTTTCCCTGCTCGGCGCGGTCCGACGTCACCACCCGGGTCACCGAGGGCCCACCGCCGTCCGGTGAACGGTACGCGCTGGTGCCGGGCTGGACCTGGTACGGCGACCCGTCCGGGTTCCGGATCGCGGCCCCGATCGGCTGGCGGGTCTTCAACGACGGGCCGGTGGTCTGCTTCCAGGAACCGGACGGCCCACGGGTGCTCAGTGTGGACCCGTCCACCGATCCGACCTCGGACGCGCAGGCGTACTGGCGGGCGGAGGAGGCGCGGCTCACCGACCGGGGCGCGCTGCCCGGTTACTCCCTGGTCAACATCGGACCGCTCGACTTCCACGGGGGTGGGGCCGAGTGGGAGTGTCGATGGACCAACGCCGCCGGCAAGCAGGTGCACACCAACCGGATGCTGTTCCACACCTCGCCGTCGCGCGCGTACACCATCGCCTGGCTGACGCCCGAGTTCGACTGGCAGGTCAATCGGGTCTACCTGCCGATGCTGCGGCTCAGTTTCCGCCCGGCCGGGTAG
- a CDS encoding metal-dependent hydrolase, translated as MMGPSHALSGAAVWLAGSWGLYQFADYEQSPLAIAVGTAVCAGGALFPDLDMSGKVTRNQGGATVARTFGVVSLFFAEVMEKISLGVYHATKLSKDPDRKNGHRTLTHTLPFTFLVGWGTTALCTAYGKWAVIGILFFMIGLALRGLFDEWAKKAGWVIVTLVSAAAAYFTFLHLPGDRGYPMIGLAVGVGCFVHIMGDFITSAGVPILWPIPIKRRMWWMIGLPNKIAVEVGGKVETVVLRTAFTVVSLLAALGLVAPTVLSRFNIEV; from the coding sequence ATGATGGGACCGTCCCATGCACTGTCCGGCGCCGCCGTCTGGCTCGCCGGTTCCTGGGGGTTGTACCAGTTCGCCGACTACGAGCAGTCGCCGCTGGCGATCGCGGTCGGCACCGCGGTCTGTGCCGGCGGGGCGCTCTTCCCCGACCTCGACATGTCCGGCAAGGTCACCCGCAACCAGGGTGGCGCGACGGTGGCCCGCACCTTCGGCGTGGTGTCGCTCTTCTTCGCCGAGGTGATGGAGAAGATCTCACTCGGTGTCTACCATGCCACCAAGCTGAGCAAGGACCCCGATCGCAAGAACGGGCACCGTACGCTGACCCACACGCTGCCGTTCACCTTCCTGGTCGGCTGGGGCACCACCGCCCTGTGCACCGCGTACGGCAAGTGGGCCGTCATCGGCATCCTGTTCTTCATGATCGGGCTGGCGCTGCGCGGACTGTTCGACGAGTGGGCCAAGAAGGCCGGCTGGGTGATCGTGACCCTGGTGTCGGCGGCGGCGGCGTACTTCACCTTCCTGCACCTGCCCGGTGACCGGGGCTATCCCATGATCGGGTTGGCGGTCGGCGTCGGCTGCTTCGTCCACATCATGGGCGATTTCATCACCAGCGCGGGCGTACCGATCCTCTGGCCGATCCCGATCAAGCGGCGGATGTGGTGGATGATCGGCCTGCCGAACAAGATCGCGGTCGAGGTCGGCGGCAAGGTCGAGACGGTGGTGCTGCGTACCGCCTTCACGGTGGTGTCGCTGCTGGCCGCCCTGGGTCTGGTCGCGCCGACGGTGCTGTCCCGGTTCAACATCGAGGTCTGA